In the Bos taurus isolate L1 Dominette 01449 registration number 42190680 breed Hereford chromosome 21, ARS-UCD2.0, whole genome shotgun sequence genome, one interval contains:
- the MESD gene encoding LRP chaperone MESD precursor: MAASGWARAAVIFLCACDLLLLLLLPPRAFATEGPAETPGEATPPPRKKKKDIRDYNDADMARLLEQWEKDDDIEEGDLPEHKRPSAPIDFSQIDPGKPESILKMTKKGKTLMMFVTVSGNPTEKETEEITSLWQGSLFNANYDVQRFIVGSDRAIFMLRDGGYAWEIKDFLVSQDRCADVTLEGQVYPGKGGGSKEKNQTKQEKGKKKKERDLKPRASKEDNRAGSKKEEL, encoded by the exons ATGGCGGCCTCCGGCTGGGCCCGCGCCGCCGTGATTTTTCTCTGTGCCTGTGatttgctgctgctcctgctgctgccgcCGAGGGCCTTCGCCACCGAGGGCCCGGCCGAGACACCCGGCGAGGCCACCCCACCTCCCcggaagaagaagaaggatatTCGCGACTACAATGACGCCGACATGGCCCGTCTTCTGGAACAGTGGGAG AAAGATGACGACATAGAAGAAGGAGACCTCCCAGAGCACAAAAGACCCTCTGCACCCATAGATTTCTCGCAGATAGACCCGGGCAAGCCCGAGAGCATACTGAAGATGACGAAGAAGGGCAAGACGCTCATGATGTTTGTCACCGTGTCAGGAAACCCCACGGAGAAGGAGACGGAGGAGATCACCAGCCTGTGGCAGGGCAGCCTTTTCAATGCCAACTATGATGTCCAGAG GTTCATCGTGGGGTCAGACCGTGCCATCTTCATGCTCCGTGATGGGGGCTACGCATGGGAGATCAAGGACTTCCTGGTCAGTCAGGACAGGTGTGCCGATGTGACCCTGGAGGGCCAGGTGTACCCCGGCAAAGGGGGAGGAagcaaagagaagaatcaaaccaAGCAAGAGAAGggcaagaaaaagaaggagagagaCCTGAAACCCCGGGCTTCGAAGGAAGACAATCGGGCTGGGAGTAAGAAGGAAGAGCTGTGA